ACTTAACTGTACGGCAGTTTCTCCAACCTGCGATAAGTTGAAAAGTATTTCGGCATTAGGTACGACTAGTAGCATCCCTACCAGTCCAAAGGCTTTTGACACGATATGACCAATGAGGCATACGCGTTCAGCAATAACAAGTTGTCTCATGATAATTCCTTAACAAGATGTGACACGCGGCTACTCGGCTGCTAACAGTTTACAAATGTTTAACAACATATTTAAATACTTTGTGCCGCAATTCTCTACAAACTTGTCTGGCTTTCTTGGAAAGAGCATAACAGCCTATTGATTGAAGCTATAAGAAATATGATGATAAACTTCCTAGTATAATGTATATAGTCCAAATCTACTTAACTTAATCTGGAAAAAGTTCTGATTTTTGTCCCACGGAGTACCTACACGATGAAAAACTCCTTCTATCCAGGGATCTCTTTGAGGAAATAAGTAGGTCGGCGTAAATAATTATCGTTGGGATAAGGCAAGGGGCAGGGGGCAGGGAGCAGGGAGCAGGGAGCAGGGAGCAGGGAGCAGGGGGCAGGGAGCAGGGGGCAGGGGGCAGGGGGAAAGAGAGTTTGAGCCTTGTTTACTTTTCTTTACACAGTTTGGTTTTATTGTGCCGACTTACTTATAACTATTTATTATATTAGGAATCATATTTGATTTTTGAACAAAATTAGGTATTTTAGGGGAGCCAGTGCGTTGCGGTGAATCCATTGCTGTAGGGGGGTTTCCCAACCTAGGCGACTGGTGAAACCGAAGGGAGGTTCAGCAACTGGCGTTGTTTTAGAACGCAGTTCGTAACGCACCATTATCGAGGGTTTGGTGCGGTACTCTCCGTGCTAACACAATGCCAGTTTCGGCAGTTCCTTCTGGGGGAAACCTCCAAGATTGGACTGCCTCAGACTGGCTCCCCTACTTATCTTTTCAAAAATCAAACCGGAATCCTATAGTATTCCTATAGATTAAGTAAGCTCTAAAGTGAAGAATGACACATTTACCCTAGAAAATCACACCAGACACTAGGAGGTATACCTTAATCTAGAAGTTGTTCATCGACTACTTCTACTTAATGACTAACAGACGGCAATTTTTACAAGGGGTAGCAGCACTTTCTAGCTTATCTTTAGCTGGTTGTGGCTGGAGGCTTGCCGAAGTACGTGCTAATTCTAATACCTCTAGTCAACGAGATCAACTTTATATCTTTACCTGGACACAATATACTGACAACCAATTATTGAAAACCTTTAGCACCCAAACTGGCATGAAAGTGCTAGCGGATGTGTATGATTCCAATGATGTCATGCTGGCTAAATTACAAGCTGGAGGCGGTGGTACTTACAGCATCATCTATCCATCCGATTACATGGTGCAGAAGATGGTGAACAAAGGTTTGTTAATAGAAATCGATCGCGATCGCTTAATTGGTTTAGAGAATTTATTCCCTCGGTTTGAGAATCCTAGTTATGACCCCAATAATCGGTATAGTATCCCTTTTAACTGGGGGACAACAGGTTTACTTTACAATTCTGAAAAAATCAAAGATGCACCGCAAGACTGGGATTACCTTTGGCAGAACCAAAAGCAGCTTAATCAACAGATGACTTTGCTTAATGATGTTCGGGAAGTGATGGGTGCAACGTTACGGATGCTAGGTTATTCTTACAACTCAAAAAATGAAGAAGAAATCAAACAAGCTTATGAAAAGTTGAAAGTGTTAAAACCTGCGATCGCCCGTTTTGACACCGACGCTTGGCAAAATCAAATTCTGGCAGGAGATTTACTATTAGCAATGTGCTATTCAGCGGATGCGGTGAAAATTTGTCAAGAAAATCCTCAACTAAAATACGTGATTCCTCGGAGTGGTTCTTCATTATGGACAGACACTATCGTAATCCCTAAAGCATCTCCCAATTTAGCTGGAGCCTATGCTTGGATTAACATGATTCTGCAACCAGAAATAGCAGCCCAAATCAGTCAACGCCTTAGTATTTCTACGCCTAATAGGGCTGGATTTGAGCAATTGCCAAAAAAAATCCAAAACAATGGTAATTTATTTCCCTCAGAATCGCTTTTAGCCAATTGTGAACGTGTTGCTCCTGTAGGAAACTTTGAAGAAGTTTACGATCGCTATTGGACTCAATTAACCAGCAGCTAAAATAGACGCACAGACGCGATTAATCGCGTTTGTTGGAGAGACGCGATTAATCGCGTCTGTACAAGAGTTAAGAGTTATAAGTGATGAATGTTGAAAAAAATGGGATTTCCCAAATAGAAGAATTGCATCGACTGCGAGGAAATTGGCTGCAACCTTTGATATTACTCGCACCATCGGGGATTTGGTTATTACTTTTGTTGGTGCTGCCAACTTTGATAATTTTTGAGTTAAGTTTAGTTGCAGACATCCGTCCAGGAGATTTGGTTAATCCTAACGGATTTCAAAACTATATCCGAATATTTGATCCGCTTTACGTGCAAGTAATCGTGCGATCGCTATTTTTTGCATTTGGTACCACAATAATTTGTTTAATTTTGGGCTTCCCCGTCGCCTATTGGATTGCTCAAATAGCGCCGCAACGTTGGCGGAATTTGCTGGTATTAGCCTTTGTCTTGCCTTTGTGGACTTCCTCATTGCTTCGTTCTTATGCTTGGATTACAATTCTTCGTCCTACTGGTTTATTGAACAGTTTACTCAGCACCTTCGGCTTGCCTACTTTAGAATTACTTAACCAGAGTCAAGCTGTATTTATTGGCATGAGTTACAGCTTGTTACCCTATATGGTTTTGATTTTATATGCTTCTCTCGAAAAGCTAGATAAGCGGTTGCTAGAAGCGGCGGCTGATTTAGGTGCAAATCCGGTAGAAACTTTTTGCCAAGTAACCGTACCACAGATTTTTCCAGGAATTGCGGCTGCTTCTATGCTTGTATTTATCACAGGTTTAGGGGATTTTGTCGATCCAGAATTACTTGGTGGTGCTTCTAGTATGACGGCGGCGCGGTTAATTTATAACCAGTTTCTTGGAGCAACCCAAAATTGGGGATTTGGTTCAGCTTTAAGTATGACGTTGATTTTGCTTGTTAGTGTTGCGATCGCACTTTTAATTAAATTTGGCGAACCTGCACCCAAACGCTAACTTTTCGTCACTTATAATAAAGGCATCAAACGCCAGCGAGACAACGGTTATGCTCTCACCCGATCTCAAAAATGCGTTACCAACTACTGACGAACTTCCTTGTTCAGACGATACGCCAGTCGATAACGAAGACCAAAACTTTTTGCCCAATATTTTACTCTTCTTACTCAACTCCATTTGGGCAAATCGCCTGGATTGGTATTTCGGAGTAGATATGGCACTGTATCACACCACAGGGGTAAATCCTAGAGTACCTATAGTGCCAGATGCTTTTTTAAGTGTAGGAGTAGAACGGAAAAAGGGAGGTAAATCACGCAAAAGTTACGCGGTTTGGGAAGAAAATGGGATAGTTCCAATATTCATATTAGAAATGGTATCCCACACCCCTGGAGGGGAATATGACGAGAAGCTAGATATATACAGAAAACTTGGTGTATTATATTACGTAATTTATAACCCTGAGTTTTGGCTACGCGAGCAACATCAACCCTTTGAAGTATATAAGTTAATAGATGGAAACTACCAATTACAAATAGGTGAACCCTATTTGATGCCAGAGGTGGGGTTAGGTATTGGGCGACACCAAGCTGTAATTGCCGGGATACAACAGGAATTTTTATGTTGGTACGATCGGCAAGGAAATCGCTATTTGACAGATGGAGAACAGGCACAACAAGAGCGATCGCGGGCTGAACAAGAGCGACAAAGGGCTGAACAGTTAGCGCAGTATTTACGTTCTCTAGGTGTAGATCCGAATCATTTACCTGGTCATTAAAGCGATCGCATTTCCAAAATTATCAACAATTAATTACTAATTCGTAATAACACAGCGTGAGCTAATCTGCATCCTCTACACGTCTTGTATAAAGTGTCAAGAGTAATTACGAATTACGAATTCTTAATGATTTGTCGTCATCAGTAAATGGTTTAAATCCTCTGTATTACTATTTATTAAACCCTTAATTGTAGAAAGAAACTCATTTTCTAAATAAGGCTTGGTTAAATAAGCCTTTGCACCCAATTCTTGAGCAAGCTGACGATGTTTTTCAGAACTGCGGGAAGTGAGAATTACTACAGGTATTTTTGCTAATTTTGGATATTGGCGGAAATTGCCCAACAACTCAAAACCATTCATTCGTGGCATCTCTAAATCGGAGATGACAACTTGAATTTCTGGATGTAACTGCAACTTTTCTAAAGCTTCTATACCATTTTGAGCTTGTATTACTTGATAGCCAGATTTTTGGAGAGTGAGAGAGATCGTTTGGCGCAAACTAATTGCGTCATCTACTACTAAAACAAATTTTGGTGATTTATTATCTGGTTCTTGAGAATAACTCGGTTCGGTTTCTATAGTATTTGTAGGAGTAGATGCAGTC
This Nostoc sp. KVJ3 DNA region includes the following protein-coding sequences:
- a CDS encoding ABC transporter substrate-binding protein, whose amino-acid sequence is MTNRRQFLQGVAALSSLSLAGCGWRLAEVRANSNTSSQRDQLYIFTWTQYTDNQLLKTFSTQTGMKVLADVYDSNDVMLAKLQAGGGGTYSIIYPSDYMVQKMVNKGLLIEIDRDRLIGLENLFPRFENPSYDPNNRYSIPFNWGTTGLLYNSEKIKDAPQDWDYLWQNQKQLNQQMTLLNDVREVMGATLRMLGYSYNSKNEEEIKQAYEKLKVLKPAIARFDTDAWQNQILAGDLLLAMCYSADAVKICQENPQLKYVIPRSGSSLWTDTIVIPKASPNLAGAYAWINMILQPEIAAQISQRLSISTPNRAGFEQLPKKIQNNGNLFPSESLLANCERVAPVGNFEEVYDRYWTQLTSS
- a CDS encoding ABC transporter permease, with the translated sequence MNVEKNGISQIEELHRLRGNWLQPLILLAPSGIWLLLLLVLPTLIIFELSLVADIRPGDLVNPNGFQNYIRIFDPLYVQVIVRSLFFAFGTTIICLILGFPVAYWIAQIAPQRWRNLLVLAFVLPLWTSSLLRSYAWITILRPTGLLNSLLSTFGLPTLELLNQSQAVFIGMSYSLLPYMVLILYASLEKLDKRLLEAAADLGANPVETFCQVTVPQIFPGIAAASMLVFITGLGDFVDPELLGGASSMTAARLIYNQFLGATQNWGFGSALSMTLILLVSVAIALLIKFGEPAPKR
- a CDS encoding Uma2 family endonuclease, with the translated sequence MLSPDLKNALPTTDELPCSDDTPVDNEDQNFLPNILLFLLNSIWANRLDWYFGVDMALYHTTGVNPRVPIVPDAFLSVGVERKKGGKSRKSYAVWEENGIVPIFILEMVSHTPGGEYDEKLDIYRKLGVLYYVIYNPEFWLREQHQPFEVYKLIDGNYQLQIGEPYLMPEVGLGIGRHQAVIAGIQQEFLCWYDRQGNRYLTDGEQAQQERSRAEQERQRAEQLAQYLRSLGVDPNHLPGH